In Nocardioides sp. JQ2195, a genomic segment contains:
- a CDS encoding VOC family protein, whose product MIFPNLPVKDVASTRDFWTGLGFDFNEGFSSPEAACLVINDQASVMLLAADFFHGFHDTTPHTGTEMLLCLGVESREEVDRLCEAAGAAGATDADARVDQGPMYGGSFRDLDGHIWEVMWMAAS is encoded by the coding sequence ATGATCTTTCCGAACCTGCCGGTCAAGGACGTCGCGAGCACGCGGGACTTCTGGACCGGCCTCGGCTTCGACTTCAACGAGGGCTTCAGCAGCCCCGAGGCCGCGTGCCTGGTGATCAACGACCAGGCCAGCGTGATGCTGCTGGCCGCCGACTTCTTCCACGGCTTCCACGACACGACGCCGCACACAGGCACCGAGATGTTGCTCTGCCTCGGGGTCGAGAGCCGTGAGGAGGTGGACCGGCTGTGCGAGGCTGCGGGTGCCGCCGGCGCGACCGATGCCGATGCCCGGGTCGACCAGGGGCCGATGTACGGCGGCTCGTTCCGCGACCTCGACGGTCACATCTGGGAAGTCATGTGGATGGCGGCCAGCTGA
- a CDS encoding sigma-70 family RNA polymerase sigma factor, with translation MEAGVTTTAENETDFQDVANGYRRELIAHCYRMTGSVHEAEDLVQETYLRAWKAYHQFEGRSSVRTWLYRIATNVCLTNLEGRSRRPLPTGLGSGDAKAGDELIEDQEIPWLEPVPDAAVVVTERDTIRLAFIAALQHLPARQRAVLILRDVLRWSAKEVAEALDTSPAAVNSALQRAHAQMADAHLSADDARASVAPEQQAMLDAYVDAFWRKDIEAIVSMLKRDAIWEMPPFTGWYVGNENIGELIATQCPGGTHDMPMVSTTANGQPAYGLYMRQPDGTFTPFHLQVLQLEGNRVARVAAFFDVDMFTRFGLPAVLTEADLPERFATAG, from the coding sequence ATGGAGGCAGGCGTGACCACCACAGCCGAGAACGAGACCGACTTCCAGGACGTGGCCAACGGCTACCGTCGCGAGCTGATTGCGCACTGCTACCGGATGACCGGCTCGGTGCACGAGGCCGAGGACCTGGTCCAGGAGACCTACCTGCGCGCCTGGAAGGCCTACCACCAGTTCGAGGGTCGTTCGTCGGTGCGCACGTGGCTCTACCGGATCGCCACGAACGTGTGCCTGACCAACCTCGAGGGCCGCTCGCGCCGGCCGTTGCCCACCGGTCTCGGCAGCGGTGACGCCAAGGCGGGCGACGAGCTCATCGAGGACCAGGAGATCCCCTGGCTGGAGCCGGTGCCCGACGCCGCGGTCGTGGTGACCGAGCGCGACACGATCCGACTGGCCTTCATCGCGGCGCTGCAGCACCTCCCCGCTCGCCAGCGGGCCGTGCTGATCCTGCGCGACGTGCTGCGCTGGTCGGCCAAGGAGGTGGCCGAGGCCCTGGACACCTCGCCGGCCGCGGTGAACTCCGCGCTCCAGCGCGCCCACGCCCAGATGGCCGACGCCCACCTCTCCGCCGACGACGCCCGGGCCAGCGTCGCGCCCGAGCAGCAGGCGATGCTCGACGCCTACGTCGACGCGTTCTGGCGCAAGGACATCGAGGCGATCGTGAGCATGCTCAAGCGCGACGCGATCTGGGAGATGCCGCCCTTCACCGGTTGGTACGTCGGCAACGAGAACATCGGCGAGCTGATCGCCACGCAGTGCCCCGGAGGCACCCACGACATGCCGATGGTCTCGACGACGGCCAACGGCCAGCCGGCGTACGGCCTCTACATGCGCCAGCCCGACGGCACCTTCACCCCGTTCCACCTGCAGGTGCTGCAGCTCGAGGGGAACCGGGTGGCCCGGGTCGCCGCCTTCTTCGACGTGGACATGTTCACCCGCTTCGGACTGCCGGCAGTCCTCACCGAGGCCGACCTCCCGGAGCGGTTCGCGACGGCCGGTTGA
- a CDS encoding DUF2332 domain-containing protein translates to MEPYAEVVESYSTFALEAKDSACFVEWSLGVADDREVQDLIRTLPPVKQQPNLVFAAARWHGAPAPGPYAGFRRTLLELWDAVRATILVRSTQTNEVGRLATLLPAFAGIDGFSKPLALIEVGASAGLNLFPDRFRFTWARPDGTTHQLGDGPELACRLRADAPLPERLPQVVARAGIDLNPLDVSDPDAMAWLTNLVFPEQEERRARLRRAIAIAAAEPPDLVRGNLLEELPAMLDAMPAEATAVVFHSAVIAYLEEGDRRRFAAMMADLVATGRCRWVSNEGGNVLPEITSTGPSPTEPCFVLGIDGRSVAFTHGHGAWLDWH, encoded by the coding sequence ATGGAGCCCTACGCCGAGGTCGTCGAGTCCTACTCGACCTTCGCCCTCGAGGCGAAGGACTCGGCGTGCTTCGTCGAGTGGTCGCTGGGGGTGGCCGACGACCGGGAGGTCCAGGACCTGATCCGCACCCTGCCCCCGGTCAAGCAGCAGCCCAACCTGGTCTTCGCTGCCGCCCGCTGGCACGGGGCTCCCGCCCCCGGCCCGTACGCCGGCTTCCGCCGCACGCTGCTGGAGCTCTGGGATGCCGTCCGTGCCACGATCCTGGTCCGTTCGACGCAGACCAACGAGGTCGGACGACTGGCCACCCTGCTGCCGGCGTTCGCCGGGATCGACGGGTTCAGCAAGCCGTTGGCGCTGATCGAGGTGGGCGCCTCTGCCGGGCTGAACCTGTTCCCCGACCGCTTCCGCTTCACGTGGGCGAGGCCCGACGGAACCACGCACCAGCTCGGTGACGGACCGGAGCTGGCCTGCCGGTTGCGCGCCGATGCGCCGTTGCCGGAGCGGCTGCCCCAGGTGGTGGCTCGGGCCGGCATCGACCTCAACCCGCTCGACGTCTCGGACCCAGATGCGATGGCCTGGTTGACGAACCTCGTCTTTCCCGAGCAGGAAGAACGGCGTGCACGCCTTCGACGTGCGATCGCGATCGCGGCCGCCGAGCCACCCGACCTGGTGCGTGGAAACCTGCTCGAGGAGCTTCCGGCGATGCTCGACGCCATGCCGGCGGAGGCCACCGCAGTGGTGTTTCACTCCGCGGTGATCGCCTACCTCGAGGAGGGCGACCGCCGGCGGTTCGCCGCGATGATGGCCGACCTCGTGGCCACCGGTCGGTGCCGCTGGGTGAGCAACGAGGGAGGCAACGTGCTGCCCGAGATCACCTCGACCGGGCCCTCACCCACGGAGCCCTGCTTCGTGCTCGGGATCGACGGCCGGTCGGTGGCATTCACCCACGGGCACGGCGCCTGGCTCGACTGGCACTGA